AAGAAGAGCCTTGACCCCCTTTTAGCTAAGGACTCCTTTTAATTATGAAGTTTTCAATTTAAGTCATTTTTATACAAACTTTTTAATTATGATGTTTGATCTGAAAAGGAAGAAAGCCAATGAACACCGTTTGCTATATATTTTCAAATCATGTGTTCTATATAGCAAGACCTAGTATATATGATGCAACACAAATTACAATACCCAATGCTTAGCTCTAAAGTCTACTCTCCTGGAGGAACAAACCATTCATCACTAAGAGAGTAAACCCTTTTCCATAACCCTCACAAACTTGAAGCAAACCAGTACTGCAGTTCAAGAGTAAAAATGCTGCATTTTTTTTTCAGTTTCCAATGTGCCCGCCCCTGTTTCTACCATGCCATCCACCCCTTCTCTTGGCCCTTGCCCTCTTCCATCGCTGCACATTTCTCCTTCGAGTAAATATCTTTCGGATTTGGTCCAGCTTGTGAGATTGTTGGGCAATCACATTAGCTGTTGACGACCTCTCACTCAAAATTATCTCATATCCATCCCTGAAAGACTCCATTCCTTGGGCTAGAAGTTGCCAAAACAGCCCACCAGATGCCGGTCCTCCTGTTTTAGCCGACCAGTATATTTTGTTGTAGACGATGTTGAACAGTTGGTCCCTCTGGTAAGTGTTGAAACCAGGGTCTTTCCACGATTTCCCAAATTCGGCAAGCAGTATCGGCTTGCGGAGGGCGATTCTCGCGTCTCGGATGTGTGCATCGAGCCAGTTGTTCAAGAAAGAGAGCTGATATTGTTCACTTGAACTGGATAACCTGCTCATGCAACAATGAAGAATCTAGATCAAGGCTTTTTCACCTTTTTTTTTATAACAACTGGGTTTAATTTTCATTAAGTACCATTGGTCAGGGTATGAGTGGACTGTGGCAAAATCAATGCCAGGAATCTGATTATTTGCAATGAAATCTGTTCCAATATCCAAGCTAGGATTGAGCCTCTTCTTCTGAGGAGTTGATTGTCCATAAAATCCTTCTAAACCAGCTTCCAGCAAGTGGTTTCTGTCTATGGATTTAACATGAGAAACCATTTCCATTATCCAGGCCTATCAAAATAAAAGCATCATTAAATGAGTGACCTGGATTTAGAATCAATCAGATCTCATCTCAAAAGAAAGTTTTTAGCTTAAAAGCAACAGGTTTTAAGATAAAAATCAAATTCAGATATGGAAGATTGTCAAAACCTGAATAGTTTTTCCAGAAGGATCTGA
This is a stretch of genomic DNA from Gossypium arboreum isolate Shixiya-1 chromosome 11, ASM2569848v2, whole genome shotgun sequence. It encodes these proteins:
- the LOC108470972 gene encoding mannan endo-1,4-beta-mannosidase 7, with protein sequence MKLHLALGFLLVVLFNQNLLTVHVEAGDDFVRTRRVHFFLNGNPYFANGFNAYWLMYVASDPSQRPKVSAAFREAAAHGLTVARTWAFSDGGYRPLQYAPGSYNEQMFKGLDFVIAEARKYRIKLILSLANNYESFGGKKQYVNWARSQGQYLTSDDDFFRNPVVKGYYKNHVKTVLNRYNSFTGMHYKDDPTIMAWELMNEPRCTSDPSGKTIQAWIMEMVSHVKSIDRNHLLEAGLEGFYGQSTPQKKRLNPSLDIGTDFIANNQIPGIDFATVHSYPDQWLSSSSEQYQLSFLNNWLDAHIRDARIALRKPILLAEFGKSWKDPGFNTYQRDQLFNIVYNKIYWSAKTGGPASGGLFWQLLAQGMESFRDGYEIILSERSSTANVIAQQSHKLDQIRKIFTRRRNVQRWKRARAKRRGGWHGRNRGGHIGN